A portion of the Tiliqua scincoides isolate rTilSci1 chromosome 3, rTilSci1.hap2, whole genome shotgun sequence genome contains these proteins:
- the NKX6-2 gene encoding homeobox protein Nkx-6.2, which yields MLAVGPMEANRPGAFVLSSAPLAALHNMAEMKTSLFPYALQGPSGFKAPALGGLGAAQLPLGTPHGISDILGRPVAGTAAAGNLLPGLPRLNGLAAAAGVYFNPAAVSRYPKPLAELPGRPPIFWPGVMQGSPWRDPRLSCPAQAGMVLDKDGKKKHSRPTFSGQQIFALEKTFEQTKYLAGPERARLAYSLGMTESQVKVWFQNRRTKWRKRHAAEMASAKKKHDSETEKLKESSENEDDDEYNKPLDPNSDDEKITRLLKKHKAAAAAAASSAPLALLSPCSNASEPS from the exons ATGCTGGCCGTGGGGCCGATGGAGGCTAACCGCCCGGGCGCCTTCGTGCTGAGCAGCGCCCCGCTGGCCGCGCTGCACAACATGGCCGAGATGAAGACGTCGCTCTTCCCCTACGCCCTGCAGGGCCCCTCCGGCTTCAAGGCTCCCGCCCTGGGCGGCCTCGGCGCGGCGCAGCTCCCGCTGGGCACCCCGCACGGCATCAGCGACATCCTGGGCAGGCCGGTGGCTGGCACCGCCGCCGCGGGCAACCTCCTGCCCGGCCTGCCCCGCCTCAACGGGCTGGCCGCCGCCGCGGGGGTCTACTTCAACCCGGCCGCCGTCTCCAGGTACCCCAAGCCCCTGGCCGAGCTGCCCGGCAGGCCCCCCATCTTCTGGCCCGGAGTCATGCAGGGGTCGCCCTGGAGGGACCCCCGGCTATCCTGTCCCG CCCAGGCCGGGATGGTCTTGGACAAGGACGGGAAGAAGAAGCACTCGCGCCCCACCTTCTCCGGCCAGCAGATCTTCGCCCTGGAGAAAACCTTCGAGCAGACCAAGTACCTGGCCGGGCCGGAGAGAGCGCGCCTGGCTTACTCGCTGGGCATGACCGAGAGTCAAGTCAAG GTGTGGTTCCAGAACCGGCGGACGAAGTGGCGGAAGAGGCATGCCGCAGAGATGGCCTCGGCCAAGAAGAAGCACGACTCGGAGACGGAGAAGCTGAAGGAGAGCTCGGAGAACGAGGACGACGACGAGTACAACAAGCCGCTGGACCCCAACTCGGACGACGAGAAGATCACGCGGCTCCTCAAGAAGCACAAGGCGGCCGCGGCGGCCGCTGCCTCCTCGGCGCCCCTGGCCCTGCTCAGCCCCTGCAGCAACGCCTCCGAGCCCTCGTGA